One segment of Tenrec ecaudatus isolate mTenEca1 chromosome 1, mTenEca1.hap1, whole genome shotgun sequence DNA contains the following:
- the TSTD1 gene encoding thiosulfate:glutathione sulfurtransferase, protein MRSPGRGGGDVAGAKGVDWCSGPRVSVIGKPWLEVSGAGLGASSHCLWLGELAEPPGWRCVCRARLRALLTPVLRVGGARALASSTPGSGAPSSVPTVALPELRLLLSAGRARLFDVRSREEAAAGTIPGAVNIPVSELQRALQMEPTAFQALYSAQKPRLDDENLVFFCQMGKRGHQATQLARALGYTGARHYAGAYSEWLQKMG, encoded by the exons ATGCGGAGCCCagg gaggggtgggggagatgttGCTGGAGCCAAAGGGGTGGACTGGTGCAGTGGGCCCAGGGTTTCCGTCATTGGCAAACCATGGCTGGAGGTATCTGGGGCGGGACTTGGGGCCTCTTCCCACTGCCTGTGGCTTGGGGAGCTCGCGGAACCCCCTGGGTGGAGGTGTGTGTGCAGAGCCAGGCTGAGAGCCCTGCTCACACCCGTTCTTAGGGTGGGGGGCGCCCGGGCCTTGGCCTCTTCTACTCCAGGCTCTGGTGCTCCTTCCTCAGTACCCACGGTCGCGCTCCCTGAGCTCCGCTTACTGCTCTCCGCGGGCCGGGCCCGCCTCTTCGACGTGCGATCCCGGGAGGAGGCTGCGGCTGGAACCATCCCTGGGGCGGTTAACATCCCGG TGTCCGAGTTGCAAAGAGCCCTGCAGATGGAGCCGACCGCTTTCCAGGCTTTGTACTCTGCTCAGAAGCCAAGGCTGGACGATGAAAACCTTGTTTTCTTCTGTCAGATGGGCAAACGGGGCCACCAGGCTACGCAGTTGGCCCGGGCCCTTGGATACACAGG GGCTCGCCACTACGCTGGGGCCTATAGCGAATGGCTGCAAAAAATGGGCTAG
- the USF1 gene encoding upstream stimulatory factor 1 isoform X1 produces MKGQQKTAETEEGTVQIQEGAVATGEDPTSVAIASIQSAATFPDPNVKYVFRTENGGQVMYRVIQVSEGQLDGQTEGTGAISGYPATQSMTQAVIQGAFTSDDAVDAEGTAAETHYTYFPSTAVGDGAGGTTSGSTAAVVTTQGSEALLGQATPPGTGQFFVMMSPQEVLQGGSQRSIAPRTHPYSPKSEAPRTTRDEKRRAQHNEVERRRRDKINNWIVQLSKIIPDCSMESTKSGQSKGGILSKACDYIQELRQSNHRLSEELQGLDQLQLDNDVLRQQVEDLKNKNLLLRAQLRHHGVEVVIKNDSN; encoded by the exons ATGAAGGG GCAGCAGAAAACAGCTGAAACGGAAGAGGGCACAGTGCAGATTCAGGAAG GTGCAGTGGCAACTGGGGAAGACCCAACCAGTGTGGCTATCGCCAGCATCCAGTCAGCTGCCACCTTCCCTGACCCCAACGTCAAGTACGTCTTCCGAACTGAGAATGGGGGCCAG GTGATGTACAGGGTGATCCAGGTGTCTGAGGGGCAGCTGGATGGCCAGACTGAAGGCACTGGAGCCATCAGTGGTTACCCTGCCACCCAGTCTATGACCCAG GCGGTGATCCAGGGTGCGTTCACCAGCGACGATGCAGTTGATGCAGAAGGGACAGCTGCAGAGACGCATTATACGTATTTCCCCAGCACTGCCGTGGGAGATGGGGCAGGGGGCACCACGTCGGGAAGCACAGCTGCTGTTGTTACTACCCAGGGCTCAGAGGCACTACTGGGGCAGGCGACTCCTCCTGGCACTG GCCAGTTCTTTGTCATGATGTCACCCCAGGAAGTGTTGCAAGGAGGAAGCCAGCGCTCCATTGCCCCCAGGACTCACCCTTATTCCCC GAAATCAGAAGCTCCCCGGACAACCCGAGACGAGAAGCGCAGGGCTCAGCATAATGAAG TGGAGCGCCGCCGTCGAGACAAGATCAACAATTGGATTGTGCAGCTGTCCAAGATCATTCCAGACTGCTCCATGGAGAGCACCAAGTCTGGCCAG AGTAAAGGCGGGATTCTGTCCAAAGCCTGTGATTATATCCAGGAGCTTCGGCAGAGTAACCACCGGTTGTCTGAGGAACTCCAGGGGCTTGACCAGCTGCAGCTGGACAACGATGTGCTTCGACAGCAG GTGGAAGATCTCAAAAACAAGAACCTGCTGCTTCGAGCCCAGTTGCGGCACCATGGAGTAGAGGTCGTCATCAAGAATGACAGCAACTAA
- the USF1 gene encoding upstream stimulatory factor 1 isoform X2, translating to MYRVIQVSEGQLDGQTEGTGAISGYPATQSMTQAVIQGAFTSDDAVDAEGTAAETHYTYFPSTAVGDGAGGTTSGSTAAVVTTQGSEALLGQATPPGTGQFFVMMSPQEVLQGGSQRSIAPRTHPYSPKSEAPRTTRDEKRRAQHNEVERRRRDKINNWIVQLSKIIPDCSMESTKSGQSKGGILSKACDYIQELRQSNHRLSEELQGLDQLQLDNDVLRQQVEDLKNKNLLLRAQLRHHGVEVVIKNDSN from the exons ATGTACAGGGTGATCCAGGTGTCTGAGGGGCAGCTGGATGGCCAGACTGAAGGCACTGGAGCCATCAGTGGTTACCCTGCCACCCAGTCTATGACCCAG GCGGTGATCCAGGGTGCGTTCACCAGCGACGATGCAGTTGATGCAGAAGGGACAGCTGCAGAGACGCATTATACGTATTTCCCCAGCACTGCCGTGGGAGATGGGGCAGGGGGCACCACGTCGGGAAGCACAGCTGCTGTTGTTACTACCCAGGGCTCAGAGGCACTACTGGGGCAGGCGACTCCTCCTGGCACTG GCCAGTTCTTTGTCATGATGTCACCCCAGGAAGTGTTGCAAGGAGGAAGCCAGCGCTCCATTGCCCCCAGGACTCACCCTTATTCCCC GAAATCAGAAGCTCCCCGGACAACCCGAGACGAGAAGCGCAGGGCTCAGCATAATGAAG TGGAGCGCCGCCGTCGAGACAAGATCAACAATTGGATTGTGCAGCTGTCCAAGATCATTCCAGACTGCTCCATGGAGAGCACCAAGTCTGGCCAG AGTAAAGGCGGGATTCTGTCCAAAGCCTGTGATTATATCCAGGAGCTTCGGCAGAGTAACCACCGGTTGTCTGAGGAACTCCAGGGGCTTGACCAGCTGCAGCTGGACAACGATGTGCTTCGACAGCAG GTGGAAGATCTCAAAAACAAGAACCTGCTGCTTCGAGCCCAGTTGCGGCACCATGGAGTAGAGGTCGTCATCAAGAATGACAGCAACTAA